From the genome of Spirosomataceae bacterium TFI 002, one region includes:
- a CDS encoding Glycosyl hydrolases family 43, with protein MTLDFISNFKRTAFSMFLIASIHFSCNSQSPKSATSLNPIDPGWYADPEGVVFGNEYWIYPTYSAAYGDQLFFDAFSSKDLKSWQKHERILDNAAIKWARQAMWAPSAIEKNGKYYLFFGANDIQRPGRKSYDPNNDINHYGGIGVAIADKPGGPFKDYLGKPLISKFHNDAQPIDQFVFKDTDGTHYIFYGGWRHCNIGILNDEFTGFKPWENGELFKEITPEGYVEGPFMFIRKGKYYLMWSEGSWGKDTYKVAYSIAGKATGPFKRMGTILESDLEIATGAGHNSVIQIPNTDEWVMVYHRRPIPNEGRDHRVTCLDKMEFNADGTIKPIKMTFEGVEERKIN; from the coding sequence ATGACATTAGACTTCATTTCAAATTTTAAAAGAACTGCTTTTTCAATGTTTCTAATAGCATCAATACATTTTTCGTGCAATTCTCAAAGCCCAAAGTCAGCAACTTCATTAAACCCAATTGACCCAGGTTGGTATGCCGATCCCGAAGGAGTAGTTTTCGGAAATGAATATTGGATCTACCCAACTTACTCTGCTGCCTATGGAGATCAATTATTCTTCGATGCTTTCTCTTCAAAAGACCTTAAGAGTTGGCAAAAGCATGAACGTATATTGGACAATGCTGCAATTAAATGGGCTCGACAGGCAATGTGGGCACCATCTGCTATTGAAAAGAATGGTAAGTATTATTTATTTTTTGGTGCAAATGATATTCAAAGACCAGGGCGTAAATCATACGATCCTAATAACGATATCAATCACTATGGAGGGATAGGTGTCGCTATAGCAGATAAGCCCGGCGGACCATTTAAAGATTATTTGGGCAAACCGCTTATCAGTAAATTTCACAACGATGCTCAACCTATAGATCAGTTTGTATTTAAGGATACTGACGGTACCCATTATATTTTTTATGGCGGTTGGAGACATTGCAACATTGGAATTTTGAATGATGAATTTACAGGATTTAAACCTTGGGAGAATGGAGAGCTTTTTAAAGAAATAACTCCTGAAGGTTATGTAGAAGGTCCATTTATGTTTATCCGAAAAGGAAAATACTACCTCATGTGGAGTGAGGGAAGTTGGGGGAAAGACACCTATAAAGTTGCTTATTCCATAGCAGGCAAAGCTACTGGGCCATTTAAACGAATGGGTACCATTCTAGAATCGGATCTTGAAATTGCAACAGGAGCAGGACATAATTCAGTTATTCAAATTCCAAATACTGACGAATGGGTAATGGTTTACCACCGACGCCCAATTCCCAATGAAGGACGAGATCATAGGGTAACCTGTTTGGACAAAATGGAGTTTAACGCCGATGGGACCATTAAACCGATCAAAATGACCTTTGAAGGAGTAGAAGAAAGAAAAATAAATTAA
- a CDS encoding 1,4-dihydroxy-2-naphthoate octaprenyltransferase — translation MPVYWFAISQAENPDIEKSIWIFVILHLLIYPASNAYNSYFDKDEGSIGGLKNPPKVTRALFQTAIRVDGLGFILALFLVDAGFGLGVFIYSMVSRAYSYDKIRLKKYPILSWLIVGLFQGAFTYLIVYHYSQFTGFDFAYLLSDSSILLAALASSIMLWAVYPLTQVYQHVQDAANGDQTLSILLGIKGTFLFSMISFAVGFLCYYFYFDWDTFLIFLAFNIPSFVFFNWWIFKVFQNESNANFKNTMLMNVLASLCLNLFYLWLVIQ, via the coding sequence ATGCCAGTGTATTGGTTTGCGATCAGTCAAGCCGAAAATCCTGACATTGAAAAGTCTATATGGATATTTGTCATTCTTCATTTGTTGATTTACCCGGCATCCAATGCCTATAACTCCTATTTTGATAAAGACGAAGGCAGCATCGGCGGGCTCAAGAATCCTCCAAAAGTGACACGTGCACTCTTTCAAACAGCCATAAGGGTAGATGGACTTGGTTTTATTCTAGCCTTATTCTTAGTTGATGCAGGTTTTGGCCTTGGTGTGTTTATTTACAGTATGGTTTCTCGAGCGTACAGTTACGACAAGATCAGGTTAAAGAAATACCCTATTCTTAGTTGGTTAATTGTTGGTCTTTTTCAAGGTGCTTTTACCTATTTAATCGTCTATCATTATAGTCAATTCACCGGATTTGACTTTGCATACCTATTGAGCGATTCAAGTATTTTACTTGCAGCTTTGGCTTCCAGCATCATGCTTTGGGCGGTTTACCCGCTCACTCAAGTGTATCAGCATGTTCAAGATGCTGCCAATGGTGACCAAACACTAAGTATTCTACTCGGCATTAAGGGAACATTTCTTTTTTCAATGATCTCATTTGCTGTTGGATTTTTGTGCTATTACTTCTATTTTGATTGGGATACTTTCTTGATCTTTTTGGCTTTCAATATTCCAAGCTTTGTGTTTTTTAATTGGTGGATTTTTAAAGTTTTTCAAAACGAATCTAATGCCAATTTTAAAAACACCATGCTGATGAATGTATTGGCTTCACTTTGCCTGAATTTATTTTATTTGTGGTTGGTTATTCAGTAG
- a CDS encoding ATP-binding cassette, subfamily B, with amino-acid sequence MPPPPVRSLKPNRIAFKDSFAALQYIPRFFGKIWEVSPKLFSLNVLGRLISAFIPVIMLWVGKMIIDEVILQAAAESKNLTNLWSYVGLEFGLALISNLLNRGINLSDGLLGDLYANDSSIEIIRKTSEMNLQQLEDSEFYDKLERARQQTTSRIGLMSNILSQGQDIIVVVSLITGLVVFEPWLIVLLIVSIIPSFLNELKFSGTSYSLARSWTPERRELDYLRYAGASDVTAKEVKLFGLVDYISERFKTLSDKYYELNKTLSIKRASWGAVYNVLGDLSYYGAYVLIIFRVVAGVISVGELTFLSGSFNRLRTNLQGIFTRFTRITESALYLKDYFDFLDIKNDEDETTVYTPIPSEIKKGFTFQNVAFRYPNTEKDVVRGINFELKAGEKMAFVGENGAGKTTLIKLLLRFYDPTEGQILLDGVDIKTFKKVDYQRLFGVIFQDFVKFELTIRENIAVGKIDEVKNDSLINKAAELSLANEVIGDLPKGVEQQLGRRFAQGKDLSGGQWQKIALARAYMKNAEIMILDEPTSALDARAEYEAFQRFIGLTKGKTSVIISHRFSTVRMADRIMVLKNGAVLELGTHEELLENKSLYSELFSLQAEGYK; translated from the coding sequence ATGCCACCACCACCAGTAAGATCACTCAAACCAAATCGCATTGCTTTTAAAGATAGCTTTGCTGCACTTCAATATATTCCTCGCTTTTTTGGCAAAATATGGGAAGTAAGTCCTAAACTATTTTCCCTCAATGTACTTGGGCGATTAATCAGTGCATTTATACCTGTGATCATGCTATGGGTAGGCAAAATGATTATTGACGAAGTCATTCTTCAAGCAGCTGCCGAAAGTAAAAACTTGACAAACCTATGGTCATATGTTGGTCTAGAATTTGGACTAGCCCTCATTTCTAATTTACTAAATAGAGGCATTAACCTTTCTGACGGGCTTTTGGGAGACCTATATGCCAATGATTCCTCTATTGAGATTATTCGAAAAACTTCTGAAATGAATCTTCAACAACTAGAAGATTCAGAGTTTTATGACAAATTAGAACGAGCCAGACAACAAACAACGAGTAGAATAGGCTTGATGTCTAATATTTTAAGTCAGGGACAAGATATCATTGTAGTTGTTTCTCTTATTACTGGTTTGGTGGTATTTGAACCTTGGCTCATCGTACTACTCATAGTATCCATCATACCATCATTTTTAAACGAGCTTAAGTTTAGCGGAACTAGCTATTCACTAGCTAGAAGCTGGACTCCCGAACGCCGAGAACTTGATTACCTCCGCTACGCAGGTGCAAGTGACGTTACAGCTAAAGAAGTAAAACTTTTTGGGCTTGTAGATTACATTTCGGAGCGTTTCAAAACCCTTTCGGACAAATACTACGAACTCAACAAAACCTTGTCGATCAAACGTGCCTCTTGGGGAGCGGTATATAATGTTCTTGGGGACCTTTCTTATTATGGAGCTTATGTTTTGATCATTTTCAGAGTAGTTGCTGGCGTAATTTCCGTGGGAGAACTCACATTTTTATCTGGCTCCTTTAATCGACTGAGAACTAACCTACAAGGTATCTTTACGCGTTTCACTCGCATCACCGAAAGTGCACTTTATCTCAAAGATTATTTTGATTTTCTGGATATCAAAAATGATGAAGATGAGACAACTGTCTACACACCAATCCCAAGCGAAATAAAGAAAGGGTTTACTTTTCAAAATGTTGCCTTTCGTTACCCAAATACTGAAAAAGATGTTGTTCGTGGTATTAATTTCGAATTGAAAGCAGGTGAAAAAATGGCATTTGTAGGTGAAAATGGTGCCGGAAAAACAACGCTAATCAAACTCTTACTAAGATTTTACGACCCTACAGAAGGGCAAATCTTACTAGACGGCGTAGATATCAAAACTTTCAAAAAAGTGGATTACCAAAGACTTTTTGGGGTCATATTTCAAGACTTCGTCAAATTTGAATTGACGATCAGAGAAAATATTGCTGTGGGTAAAATAGATGAGGTTAAAAATGACTCACTTATCAATAAAGCGGCAGAGCTTAGCCTAGCCAATGAGGTGATTGGAGATTTACCAAAAGGTGTTGAGCAGCAACTAGGCCGCAGATTTGCTCAAGGTAAAGACCTCTCTGGCGGACAATGGCAAAAAATAGCCCTAGCAAGAGCCTACATGAAAAATGCCGAAATCATGATTCTTGATGAGCCCACCTCCGCACTTGATGCACGAGCTGAATACGAAGCTTTCCAGCGTTTCATTGGACTTACAAAGGGTAAAACCTCCGTTATTATTTCGCATAGGTTCAGTACGGTTCGCATGGCGGATAGAATTATGGTGCTAAAAAACGGAGCAGTATTGGAGCTAGGAACGCATGAAGAACTACTCGAAAATAAAAGCTTGTATTCCGAGCTATTTAGCCTTCAAGCAGAAGGATATAAATAA
- a CDS encoding META domain-containing protein codes for MTKIISLLSIFLFTYLSSCEENKLENQESIEGTWIFKEFFLGDAIMLGCGWEAKDVRSMTLKIEKDGDQLKISGSAPVNNYFGNFDLLSFDKTTSQGKVKVGPIGSTKMAGPEPVMQCETMFLQMLQEAGDIGFSDSGELQIGRFRTAESNPRDGGTYMVFEKAKLD; via the coding sequence ATGACAAAAATCATCAGCCTTCTCAGTATATTTTTATTTACTTATCTATCTAGCTGCGAGGAAAATAAATTGGAAAATCAAGAAAGTATTGAAGGAACATGGATCTTCAAAGAATTTTTTCTGGGAGATGCAATCATGCTAGGCTGCGGCTGGGAAGCGAAAGATGTTCGCAGCATGACATTAAAAATTGAAAAGGACGGAGATCAATTAAAAATTTCTGGATCTGCTCCAGTTAATAATTATTTCGGCAATTTCGATTTACTGAGCTTTGATAAAACTACTTCGCAAGGAAAAGTAAAAGTGGGCCCAATAGGAAGCACCAAAATGGCTGGCCCAGAGCCTGTAATGCAGTGTGAAACTATGTTTTTACAAATGCTCCAAGAAGCAGGTGATATTGGATTTAGCGACTCTGGCGAATTACAAATTGGACGTTTTCGTACAGCAGAAAGCAATCCAAGAGATGGCGGCACCTATATGGTTTTTGAAAAAGCCAAGTTGGATTAA
- a CDS encoding Dihydrofolate reductase has protein sequence MKTKNIVFIAKSLDGYIAGKNGELDWLHSIPNPDQIDMGFGNLMTEIDAIVMGRTTFETVCGFGGEWPYTKQVFVLSNSLTKVPEQYASKVELLAGKPQEILNTIHNKGFYTLYIDGGSTIQNFLKEDLIDELRLTTIPILLGGGFSLFGDLSEPLRFHHVYSEVFFGQVVQDHYKRKRV, from the coding sequence ATGAAAACCAAAAACATTGTATTTATTGCTAAAAGTCTAGATGGCTATATAGCAGGTAAAAATGGTGAACTGGATTGGCTTCATTCGATTCCAAACCCAGATCAAATTGACATGGGTTTTGGAAACCTCATGACTGAAATAGATGCAATAGTAATGGGTAGAACTACCTTCGAAACTGTATGTGGCTTTGGAGGTGAATGGCCTTATACAAAGCAGGTTTTTGTGTTGAGTAATTCTTTAACTAAAGTGCCAGAGCAGTATGCTAGCAAAGTGGAATTACTCGCTGGAAAACCTCAGGAAATTCTTAACACTATTCATAACAAAGGATTTTATACGCTATACATAGACGGCGGAAGTACCATTCAAAATTTCCTCAAAGAGGATTTGATAGATGAACTTAGGTTAACAACCATACCTATCTTACTTGGAGGAGGTTTTTCGCTTTTTGGTGATTTGTCCGAACCTTTAAGATTCCACCATGTCTACTCCGAGGTGTTTTTTGGCCAAGTAGTTCAAGATCATTATAAGCGAAAAAGAGTGTAA
- a CDS encoding Sterol desaturase/sphingolipid hydroxylase, fatty acid hydroxylase superfamily, translated as MNFQSALHSLQNDQLLFFAIPVFLLSVAVEYWFAKDKFPNLYAGKDFWVSIAMGVLSGIVEFLPKVFAFIAFYYLHEITPLKDIIGRQWWAWVLLFFADDLSYYWFHRLNHEVRLFWAGHVPHHSSTHYNLGTALRQGVGERIHKFFFWLWLPLLGFDPLMIFTMISVSLVYQFFVHTEVVDKLPSWYEAIFNTPSHHRVHHASNIRYLDCNHAGVLIIWDKLFGTFSEELEIEKPVYGLTENINTYQVAKVATHEYGAIWNDLKKTDSLANKLRYIFKAPGWSHDGEDKRAKTLRKQI; from the coding sequence ATGAACTTCCAATCGGCCCTACACTCTCTCCAAAACGATCAATTGCTATTTTTTGCAATTCCAGTTTTCCTGCTTTCAGTGGCTGTAGAGTATTGGTTTGCAAAGGATAAATTCCCAAACCTTTATGCTGGCAAAGATTTCTGGGTCTCCATCGCCATGGGCGTATTATCTGGCATCGTTGAGTTTCTACCCAAAGTATTCGCTTTCATTGCCTTTTATTATCTCCATGAAATTACACCACTAAAAGATATTATAGGAAGACAATGGTGGGCTTGGGTTCTCCTGTTTTTTGCCGACGACCTCTCCTATTACTGGTTTCATAGGCTAAATCATGAAGTTCGCTTATTTTGGGCTGGTCATGTTCCTCACCACTCTTCTACTCATTATAACTTGGGCACAGCACTGCGACAAGGGGTTGGAGAGCGAATTCATAAGTTCTTCTTTTGGCTTTGGTTGCCTTTGCTGGGTTTTGACCCGCTAATGATTTTCACTATGATATCTGTAAGTTTGGTCTACCAATTTTTTGTACATACCGAAGTCGTGGATAAGCTTCCCTCTTGGTACGAAGCCATATTTAATACTCCTTCTCATCATCGAGTTCATCACGCTAGTAATATTCGCTACTTAGATTGTAATCATGCAGGTGTGCTTATTATTTGGGATAAGTTATTTGGCACTTTTAGCGAAGAATTGGAAATCGAAAAACCAGTTTATGGGCTTACCGAAAACATTAACACATATCAAGTTGCAAAAGTAGCCACTCATGAATATGGAGCAATTTGGAATGATCTTAAAAAGACAGATAGTCTAGCCAATAAATTGAGGTACATTTTCAAAGCACCTGGCTGGTCACATGATGGTGAAGACAAAAGAGCCAAAACTTTAAGAAAGCAGATTTAG